The following are encoded together in the Salvia hispanica cultivar TCC Black 2014 chromosome 6, UniMelb_Shisp_WGS_1.0, whole genome shotgun sequence genome:
- the LOC125193665 gene encoding uncharacterized protein LOC125193665, with translation MPSLALNKERRNWTLTEEDALIAIVKTIAADWRQENAFRTGYLEAIEKQLKVWFPGTDLNTTNVQSKLTIWKRHYYLVKNMINTSGFGWNDSSNMITVENDVWKQYAKAHPQAKSMRFKSYRFYQEWVEIFGKDTAGGKSSQGTIDLAKVAKKQHASVDLAKVAIQEPYLPYFDASDFPPSFNANTQDDSFSNNNENISHEFPHSYVPLEEEVADTPSPGESNSINSTKRDGEKKTKSTRKRSQLESATSKGMNNPGPDLGRKSPPRHHSLKLGVPGHNSINTAGHNSGHNSGYNYSFHNIF, from the exons ATGCCATCTCTTGCCTTGAATaaggaaagaagaaattggACACTTACTGAAGAAGATGCTCTAATTGCAATTGTGAAAACAATAGCTGCAGATTGGCGCCAAGAGAATGCATTCCGAACAGGCTATCTAGAAGCTATTGAGAAACAATTGAAAGTTTGGTTTCCTGGAACTGATTTGAATACGACTAATGTGCAGTCTAAGTTGACAATATGGAAGAGGCATTACTATCTCGTGAAGAACATGATCAACACTAGTGGATTTGGTTGGAATGACTCTAGCAACATGATTACAGTTGAGAATGACGTATGGAAGCAATATGCTAAG GCACATCCACAAGCTAAATCAATGCGATTCAAGTCATACCGATTTTACCAAGAGTGGGTCGAGATCTTTGGAAAGGATACCGCAGGAGGAAAAAGTTCGCAGGGCACAATAGACCTTGCTAAAGTTGCAAAGAAACAACATGCCTCGGTAGATCTTGCTAAAGTGGCAATCCAAGAGCCATATCTACCTTACTTTGATGCAAGTGATTTCCCTCCCAGCTTCAATGCAAACACTCAAGATGACTCTTTCTCcaataataatgaaaacatCAGCCATGAGTTCCCCCACAGCTATGTACCTTTGGAGGAGGAGGTCGCAGATACACCTTCTCCCGGTGAAAGCAACTCAATCAATTCTACCAAAAGGGATGGTGAGAAGAAAACTAAGTCCACTAGAAAGCGTAGTCAGCTTGAATCTGCAACCTCTAAGGGCATGAATAACCCTGGCCCGGATTTGGGCCGCAAGtcccctccacgtcatcattcccTCAAATTAGGGGTTCCAGGCCACAACTCCATTAACACCGCAGGCCACAACTCGGGCCACAACTCAGGCTACAACTATTCATTtcacaacatattttaa
- the LOC125193668 gene encoding uncharacterized protein LOC125193668 produces the protein MLVTPQAVEEGSRDSTWKYFQGCLGALDGTYIQLQVPAVDKPRYRSRKGSAYVLTGWEGSAADGRVLKDAIGRENGLKVPTGSYYLCDGGYTNCEGFIASYRGFRYHLREWVAGRRVPQNYKEYFNMKHAKGRNVIERVFGQLKSRWAILCSNSFYPVETQNMIIMACTYFHNFIKENMEYDPVFGDEEYIVQLEQITLANDGGHEVYIEAVEASQAWSAFREQLAQQMWLEC, from the exons ATGTTAGTCACACCCCAAGCAGTTGAGGAAGGTTCAAGAGATAGTACATGGAAATATTTTCAA GGTTGCCTAGGTGCACTTGATGGCACATACATCCAGTTACAAGTCCCAGCAGTAGATAAACCTAGATATCGGTCAAGAAAAG GGTCTGCGTATGTATTAACCGGATGGGAAGGGTCTGCGGCTGATGGGCGAGTGTTGAAAGATGCAATTGGTAGAGAGAATGGTTTAAAAGTCCCAACGG GTTCTTATTATTTGTGTGATGGTGGTTACACAAATTGTGAAGGATTTATAGCCTCGTATCGTGGATTTAGATACCATCTTCGAGAATGGGTGGCCGGTCGAAGAGTACCTCAAAATTACAAAGAGTATTTCAACATGAAACATGCTAAGGGGAGGAATGTTATTGAGCGCGTGTTTGGACAACTAAAAAGCCGATGGGCCATTTTATGCAGCAATTCCTTTTATCCAGTTGAGACCCAAAACATGATAATCATGGCTTGCACGTACTTCCATAATTTTATCAAGGAGAACATGGAGTATGATCCTGTGTTTGGCGACGAAGAATACATCGTTCAACTTGAGCAAATAACGTTAGCTAATGACGGTGGACATGAAGTATATATTGAAGCTGTTGAAGCGTCACAAGCTTGGAGTGCTTTTAGGGAACAACTTGCTCAACAAATGTGGCTAGAATGCTAG
- the LOC125192183 gene encoding secreted RxLR effector protein 161-like, with the protein MEVDPSVWDESGEFLEDKAKYRRLVGKLIYLTVTRPDISFAVGLVSRFLDKPKQVHWDAAIRILQYIKKSPGKGLLFKKNGHLNIEGYSDADYAGSKSDRKSTSGYCTYLGGNLITWRSKKQHTVARSSAEAEYRAMAHTVTEMIGVKNLLGELGFTFKEPLPMHCDN; encoded by the coding sequence ATGGAAGTTGATCCAAGTGTTTGGGATGAAAGTGGAGAATTCTTAGAGGATAAAGCTAAGTATAGACGTCTTGTTGGAAAGCTTATCTACTTGACAGTAACAAGGCCAGATATTTCCTTTGCTGTTGGTTTGGTCAGTCGGTTTCTAGATAAGCCTAAGCAAGTTCACTGGGATGCAGCTATTCGAATTCTTCAATATATCAAGAAATCTCCCGGTAAAGGattgttatttaaaaagaatggTCATCTAAACATCGAAGGATATTCTGATGCTGATTATGCCGGTTCTAAGTCTGATAGAAAGTCTACTTCTGGATATTGCACCTACTTGGGAGGAAACCTGATAACTTGGCGAAGTAAGAAACAACATACTGTTGCGAGATCGTCTGCTGAGGCCGAGTATAGAGCTATGGCTCACACTGTTACTGAGATGATTGGAGTCAAGAATCTACTTGGAGAACTGGGGTTCACTTTCAAAGAACCTTTACCTATGCATTGTGATAATTAA